One region of Pseudoalteromonas galatheae genomic DNA includes:
- a CDS encoding GNAT family N-acetyltransferase: protein MEFETPRLVIRPIRHKDNPQLLALLNLPQVKAHNDYGDNLTEVDLKCMIQMDIERQYEGRGGRFCLVCKSTKAVIGCIGFYHEGGDIEGLHIGYELMPDYWGKGVMFEALCCLFANKSQIEFELNVILAHVSADNKRSLNLLKRLGFSAVGSNLYKIEV from the coding sequence ATGGAATTTGAAACACCAAGGCTAGTCATCAGGCCCATAAGGCACAAAGATAATCCGCAGTTATTAGCGCTACTTAATTTACCGCAGGTAAAAGCGCATAACGATTACGGTGATAACCTCACTGAAGTAGATCTTAAATGTATGATCCAAATGGATATTGAGCGTCAATATGAAGGTAGGGGTGGACGTTTTTGCCTTGTGTGTAAAAGCACTAAAGCGGTGATTGGTTGTATTGGTTTCTATCATGAAGGCGGTGATATTGAGGGCCTACATATTGGATATGAATTAATGCCTGATTATTGGGGGAAAGGCGTGATGTTTGAGGCATTATGTTGTCTATTTGCAAACAAAAGCCAAATTGAGTTTGAGCTCAATGTGATTTTGGCGCATGTATCTGCCGATAATAAACGTTCATTAAATCTACTCAAGCGTTTAGGGTTTAGCGCTGTTGGAAGTAATCTGTATAAAATTGAGGTATAA
- the htpX gene encoding protease HtpX: protein MKRVILFLITNLAVMLVLGIVLSILMSVFGISSRSYTGIMVIAAVFGFGGSFISLYMSKWIAKKSTGAHVIEQPRNETEHWLVSTVAEQAKKAGIAMPEVAIYDSPEMNAFATGPSKNNSLVAVSTGLLHNMNQDQAEAVLAHEVSHVANGDMVTLTLIQGVVNTFVIFFAKVLAGIVDNFLNGDEEESGGSWTYFIFDMIFQILFGILASVVVAYFSRKREFAADKGAADLVGAQKMRSALERLKHNHESQLEGSMMAFGIASGKSIADFFASHPPLDERIRALS, encoded by the coding sequence TTTGGTATTTCTAGCCGAAGCTATACAGGCATAATGGTTATTGCTGCCGTATTTGGATTCGGTGGTTCTTTTATATCTCTTTACATGTCTAAGTGGATTGCAAAGAAATCTACAGGTGCCCATGTTATTGAGCAACCACGAAACGAAACTGAACATTGGTTAGTTTCTACTGTCGCAGAGCAAGCTAAAAAAGCAGGAATAGCAATGCCAGAAGTTGCGATTTACGACAGCCCTGAAATGAATGCATTTGCAACCGGGCCGAGTAAAAATAACAGCTTAGTTGCTGTAAGTACTGGCCTACTCCACAACATGAATCAAGACCAGGCGGAAGCTGTCCTGGCGCATGAAGTGTCGCACGTGGCGAATGGTGACATGGTTACACTTACCTTGATACAAGGTGTTGTAAATACCTTTGTTATATTCTTCGCTAAAGTATTGGCCGGTATTGTTGATAACTTCTTGAATGGCGATGAAGAAGAATCAGGTGGAAGCTGGACATATTTTATCTTTGATATGATATTCCAGATCCTCTTTGGTATTTTGGCTTCTGTTGTTGTCGCTTACTTTAGTCGTAAACGAGAATTCGCAGCGGATAAAGGTGCAGCGGATTTAGTCGGTGCGCAAAAAATGCGTTCAGCACTAGAGCGTTTGAAGCACAACCATGAATCGCAATTAGAAGGCTCAATGATGGCTTTTGGTATTGCTTCAGGTAAATCTATTGCAGACTTCTTTGCTTCTCACCCGCCACTAGATGAAAGAATTAGAGCACTTTCGTAG